In one window of Thermus aquaticus DNA:
- a CDS encoding Gfo/Idh/MocA family oxidoreductase, whose product MVSVQHLEPVGHWHFAHSFVRGNWRKEGESSPFLLAKSVHDLDWLLFLMPGEVARVASFGGLYHFRPERRPKGAAERCLLCPEEVERACPFSARRIYLEAYERGERGWPLDVVAFPVARENLERALAEGPYGECVYWGKNDVADHQVVALECRDGRTASFHAEGLSRMRFRETRLFGTGGEIWGDGRYIRIFDFVKGEGTVDLKGEAEGSIRSGYGGGDFGLMAAFMAAVEREDPGLLEPFEEVLYAHRLTFLAEAARRAGRVVEVEEGPRP is encoded by the coding sequence GTGGTCTCGGTCCAGCACCTGGAGCCCGTGGGCCACTGGCACTTCGCCCACAGCTTCGTGCGGGGCAACTGGCGGAAGGAGGGGGAGTCCAGCCCCTTCCTCCTGGCCAAGAGCGTCCACGACCTGGACTGGCTCCTCTTCCTGATGCCTGGGGAGGTGGCCCGGGTGGCCTCCTTCGGGGGCCTCTACCACTTCCGCCCGGAGAGGAGGCCCAAGGGGGCGGCGGAGCGGTGCCTTCTCTGCCCCGAGGAGGTGGAGAGGGCTTGCCCCTTCTCGGCCAGGCGCATCTACCTGGAGGCCTACGAGAGGGGGGAGCGGGGCTGGCCTCTGGACGTGGTGGCCTTCCCGGTGGCCCGGGAGAACCTGGAGCGGGCTTTGGCGGAGGGCCCCTACGGGGAGTGCGTCTATTGGGGAAAGAACGACGTGGCCGACCACCAGGTGGTGGCCCTGGAGTGCCGGGATGGCCGCACGGCCAGCTTTCACGCCGAGGGGCTTTCCCGGATGCGCTTTCGGGAGACGCGGCTTTTTGGGACGGGCGGGGAGATCTGGGGGGACGGGCGGTACATCCGCATCTTTGACTTTGTGAAGGGCGAAGGGACCGTGGACCTGAAGGGGGAGGCGGAGGGGTCCATCCGTTCGGGATACGGGGGCGGGGACTTTGGGCTTATGGCGGCCTTCATGGCGGCGGTTGAGCGGGAGGACCCGGGGCTTTTGGAGCCCTTTGAGGAGGTCCTCTACGCCCACCGGCTCACCTTTTTGGCGGAGGCGGCCAGGAGGGCGGGGCGGGTGGTGGAGGTAGAGGAAGGCCCCCGGCCCTGA
- the mgtE gene encoding magnesium transporter yields MPLVCRNLMSLLEEGNLQSVKLLLGQASPQEIVFCLRLLESPRRALVFRLLDKERALAVFEALDRPEQAELVKAMEDPDLLPLLESLKAEERVRLFEELPAKVVKRLLQELSPEAREGVSLLLGYPEGSAGRVMNPDYLALPEETTVEEALKRVKDSPLPTENLEVIFVLGPGRIYQGYVPLARLLKADPQTTLKDLAVVGAAVSAYDSQDQVAELFKRHQYPLVAVVDKEGRLVGAIDAERGVELVEEHEAQRLTTFGGILPPKGPDVDYLRSPLGVLFRTRVIWLALLTLFGVFVSTYVAEQEEVLERVIVLAAFIAPIIDMGGNTGSQAATLVIRSLALGQVRPRLRDYLLILRREVPVALSLGIVIGILEAVLAFFSKGVGWDILLVVGLAMTTVTILGGLIGSALPFLAKRFGVDPATLSGPAITSIMDLLGVFVYFGYVRLFLGHLLE; encoded by the coding sequence ATGCCTTTGGTCTGCCGGAACCTCATGAGCCTTTTGGAGGAAGGAAACCTGCAGAGCGTAAAGCTCCTCCTGGGGCAAGCCAGCCCCCAGGAGATCGTGTTTTGCCTTAGGCTGTTGGAGTCCCCCCGCAGGGCCCTTGTCTTCCGCCTGCTGGACAAGGAGCGGGCCCTGGCCGTCTTCGAGGCCTTGGACCGCCCCGAGCAGGCCGAGCTGGTCAAGGCCATGGAGGACCCCGACCTCCTGCCCCTCTTGGAGAGCCTGAAGGCAGAGGAACGGGTAAGGCTTTTTGAGGAGCTCCCTGCCAAGGTGGTCAAGCGGCTCCTGCAGGAGCTCTCCCCAGAGGCTCGGGAAGGGGTCAGCCTGCTCCTGGGCTACCCCGAGGGTAGCGCAGGCCGGGTGATGAACCCGGATTACCTGGCCCTCCCCGAGGAAACCACGGTAGAGGAGGCCTTGAAGCGGGTGAAAGACTCCCCACTTCCCACAGAGAACCTGGAGGTGATCTTCGTGCTGGGGCCGGGCAGGATTTACCAGGGCTACGTGCCCCTGGCCCGGCTCCTCAAAGCGGACCCCCAAACAACCCTAAAGGACCTGGCGGTGGTCGGGGCCGCCGTCTCCGCCTACGACTCCCAGGACCAGGTGGCCGAGCTGTTCAAGCGCCACCAGTACCCCCTGGTGGCGGTAGTGGACAAGGAGGGGCGGTTGGTGGGGGCCATCGATGCCGAGCGCGGTGTGGAGCTGGTGGAGGAACACGAAGCCCAACGGCTCACCACCTTTGGGGGCATCCTTCCCCCAAAAGGCCCCGACGTGGACTACCTCAGGAGCCCTCTGGGCGTACTCTTCCGGACCCGGGTGATCTGGCTAGCCCTTCTGACCCTCTTTGGGGTCTTCGTCTCCACCTACGTGGCCGAACAGGAGGAGGTCCTGGAGCGCGTCATCGTCCTCGCCGCCTTCATCGCCCCCATCATCGACATGGGGGGGAACACGGGTAGCCAGGCGGCCACCCTGGTCATCCGCTCCCTGGCCCTGGGGCAGGTGCGGCCGCGGCTCAGGGACTACCTCCTCATCCTCAGGCGGGAGGTGCCCGTGGCCCTAAGCCTGGGCATCGTCATCGGCATACTGGAAGCCGTCCTGGCCTTCTTCTCCAAAGGCGTGGGTTGGGACATCCTGCTGGTGGTGGGTCTGGCCATGACCACGGTCACCATCCTCGGGGGCTTGATCGGCTCTGCCCTTCCTTTCCTGGCTAAGCGCTTCGGCGTGGACCCCGCCACGCTAAGCGGCCCCGCCATCACCTCCATCATGGACCTCCTAGGGGTCTTCGTATACTTCGGCTACGTCCGCCTCTTTCTGGGCCACCTGCTGGAGTGA
- a CDS encoding site-specific integrase → MVVGKRKRGNGEGTIVRRRDGRWMGQLMVGYGPDGKPRRRTVYGRTRQEVAAKLAELAAQHHKGLLPSPEAITVREWASRWLERKARKVRPKTLLLYWEELAYALPSLEDPQAKDPLGSMRLQAVQPAHIRALLDGLAERGLSVRTVKKVREKLHALFEEALSLELVARNPVAPVKVKAPAPEKTGRALEPGEADALLEALDAYPDPRMGLALHLGLALGLRRVEILGLQWEDLDIEEGVLTIRRAWVAVEGRGEISDPKTPNAYRTLPIPHSTLVRLRAYRAWWEGTFGGLGTPWVFPGTKDPSWP, encoded by the coding sequence GTGGTAGTGGGGAAGCGCAAGCGGGGCAACGGGGAGGGCACCATCGTGCGCCGCCGCGATGGGCGTTGGATGGGCCAGCTGATGGTGGGCTACGGCCCCGATGGCAAGCCCAGGAGGCGCACGGTCTACGGCAGGACCCGGCAGGAGGTGGCGGCCAAGCTGGCCGAACTCGCCGCCCAGCACCACAAGGGCCTCCTCCCCTCCCCCGAGGCCATCACCGTGCGGGAGTGGGCCTCGAGGTGGCTTGAGCGGAAGGCCCGGAAGGTGCGGCCCAAGACCCTCCTTCTCTACTGGGAGGAGCTGGCCTACGCCCTTCCCTCCCTCGAGGACCCCCAGGCCAAAGACCCCTTGGGGAGCATGCGCCTTCAGGCCGTCCAGCCCGCCCACATTCGGGCCCTCCTGGACGGCCTGGCCGAGCGGGGCCTCTCCGTGCGCACGGTGAAGAAGGTGCGGGAGAAGCTTCACGCCCTCTTTGAGGAGGCCCTGAGCCTAGAGCTGGTGGCCCGAAACCCCGTGGCCCCGGTGAAGGTGAAGGCCCCCGCCCCGGAGAAGACGGGGAGGGCCCTGGAACCCGGAGAAGCGGATGCCCTCCTCGAGGCCCTGGATGCCTACCCTGACCCCCGCATGGGCCTCGCCCTGCACCTTGGGCTGGCGTTGGGCCTCCGGAGGGTGGAGATTCTGGGGCTCCAATGGGAGGACCTGGACATCGAGGAAGGAGTCCTCACCATCCGAAGGGCCTGGGTAGCCGTGGAGGGAAGGGGGGAGATTTCGGACCCCAAAACGCCGAACGCGTACCGGACCCTTCCTATCCCCCACTCCACCCTGGTGCGGCTCAGGGCCTACCGGGCCTGGTGGGAGGGCACCTTCGGGGGCCTGGGGACTCCCTGGGTCTTCCCCGGCACCAAGGACCCCTCGTGGCCCTAA
- a CDS encoding tyrosine-type recombinase/integrase: MALNPNSPNHALRRITQRLGLERVRVHDLRHSYGTLCLARRVPLEVVSERLGHANPTITLNRYRHVLEEERRGWVMNLEELVKPNRAKA; this comes from the coding sequence GTGGCCCTAAACCCCAACAGCCCCAACCACGCCCTGAGGCGGATAACCCAACGCCTGGGCCTGGAACGGGTGCGGGTCCATGACCTCCGGCACAGCTACGGCACCCTCTGCTTGGCGCGAAGAGTCCCCCTCGAGGTGGTATCGGAGCGCTTGGGGCACGCCAACCCCACCATCACCCTCAACCGCTACCGCCACGTCCTAGAGGAGGAGCGCCGGGGCTGGGTCATGAACCTCGAGGAGCTGGTGAAGCCTAACCGGGCCAAGGCCTGA
- the rpsB gene encoding 30S ribosomal protein S2, with translation MPLNITVKELLEAGVHFGHERKRWNPKFSRYIYAERNGIHIIDLQKTMVELERTFRFLEDLAMRGGTVLFVGTKKQAQDIVRMEADRAGMPYVNQRWLGGMLTNFKTIAQRVNRLEELENLFASEDINQRPKKEQVRLKHELERLQKYLSGFRRLKRLPDAIFVVDPTKEAIAVREARKLFIPVIALADTDSDPDLVDYIIPGNDDAIRSIQLILSRAADLIIEARGGVVEPSPSYALVEEAERMEAQSRGLSDEGLEDEVEA, from the coding sequence ATGCCGCTTAACATCACGGTAAAGGAGCTACTGGAAGCCGGGGTCCACTTCGGCCACGAGCGCAAGCGCTGGAACCCCAAGTTCAGCCGCTACATCTACGCCGAGCGCAACGGCATCCACATCATTGACCTGCAGAAGACCATGGTGGAGCTGGAGCGCACCTTCCGCTTCCTCGAGGACCTAGCCATGCGGGGGGGCACGGTGCTCTTCGTGGGCACCAAGAAGCAGGCCCAGGACATCGTGCGCATGGAAGCGGACCGGGCGGGGATGCCCTACGTGAACCAGCGCTGGCTGGGCGGGATGCTGACCAACTTCAAGACCATCGCCCAGCGGGTGAACCGCCTAGAGGAGCTGGAGAACCTCTTCGCCTCCGAGGACATCAACCAGCGCCCCAAGAAAGAGCAGGTGCGGCTCAAGCACGAGCTGGAGCGCCTGCAGAAGTACCTCTCGGGCTTCCGGCGGCTCAAGCGCCTCCCCGACGCCATCTTCGTCGTGGACCCCACCAAGGAGGCCATCGCCGTGCGGGAGGCCAGGAAGCTCTTCATCCCCGTCATCGCCCTGGCGGACACGGACTCCGACCCCGACCTGGTGGACTACATCATCCCCGGCAACGACGACGCCATCCGCTCCATCCAGCTCATCCTCTCCCGGGCGGCGGACCTGATCATTGAGGCCCGGGGCGGGGTGGTGGAACCCTCCCCCTCCTACGCCCTGGTGGAGGAGGCGGAGCGCATGGAGGCCCAAAGCCGGGGACTGAGCGATGAGGGCCTTGAGGACGAGGTGGAAGCATGA
- the tsf gene encoding translation elongation factor Ts produces MSQMELIKKLREATGAGMMDVKKALEDAGWNEEKAVQLLRERGAMKAAKKAEREAREGIIGHYIHHNQRVGVILELNCETDFVARNEVFQNLAKDLAMHIAMMNPRYVSAEEIPAEELEKERQIYIQAALNEGKPQPIAEKIAEGRLKKYLEEVVLLEQPFVKDDKVKVKELLQQAIAKTGENIVVRRFCRLEVGA; encoded by the coding sequence ATGAGCCAGATGGAACTCATCAAGAAGCTCCGCGAGGCCACGGGGGCCGGGATGATGGACGTGAAGAAGGCCCTCGAGGACGCCGGCTGGAACGAGGAAAAGGCCGTTCAGCTCCTTAGGGAGCGGGGGGCCATGAAGGCGGCCAAGAAGGCGGAGCGGGAGGCCCGGGAAGGCATCATCGGCCACTACATCCACCACAACCAGCGGGTGGGGGTCATCCTGGAGCTCAACTGCGAGACCGACTTCGTGGCCAGGAACGAGGTCTTCCAGAACCTGGCCAAGGACCTGGCCATGCACATCGCCATGATGAACCCCCGGTACGTCTCCGCCGAGGAGATTCCCGCCGAGGAGCTGGAGAAGGAGCGGCAGATCTACATCCAGGCCGCTTTGAACGAGGGCAAACCCCAGCCAATCGCCGAGAAGATCGCCGAGGGCCGCCTGAAGAAGTACCTGGAGGAGGTGGTCCTCCTGGAGCAGCCCTTCGTCAAGGACGACAAGGTGAAGGTGAAGGAGCTCCTCCAGCAGGCCATCGCCAAGACCGGGGAGAACATCGTGGTGCGGCGCTTCTGCCGCCTGGAAGTGGGAGCGTAG
- the pyrH gene encoding UMP kinase has translation MKYKRVLLKLSGEFLTSNGFGIEPEATQALAREIKAAYETGVQLAIVIGAGNLWRGARQGVGMDRATADYIGMLATIMNALALQDALEALSIPTRVQTALTITQVAEPYIRRRALRHLEKERIVIFGGGTGNPFFSTDTAAALRALEVGAEVVLMAKNKVDGVYSDDPRKNPEAVRFDELGYLDVLNRGLQVMDTTAITLCMEAGLPIVVFDIFKPGALVGIIQGEKVGTLIH, from the coding sequence ATGAAGTACAAGCGGGTCCTCCTCAAGCTTTCCGGCGAGTTCCTCACCTCTAACGGCTTCGGCATTGAGCCCGAGGCCACCCAGGCCCTGGCCCGGGAGATCAAGGCCGCTTACGAGACCGGGGTCCAGCTGGCCATCGTGATCGGGGCCGGCAACCTCTGGCGGGGCGCCCGCCAGGGCGTGGGCATGGACCGGGCCACCGCCGACTACATCGGCATGCTGGCCACCATCATGAACGCCCTGGCCCTGCAGGACGCCCTCGAGGCCCTCTCCATCCCCACCCGGGTCCAGACCGCCCTCACCATCACCCAGGTGGCCGAGCCCTACATCAGGCGGAGGGCCCTAAGGCACCTGGAAAAGGAGCGCATCGTCATCTTCGGGGGCGGGACGGGGAACCCCTTCTTCTCCACCGACACCGCCGCCGCCCTGAGGGCGCTGGAGGTGGGGGCCGAGGTGGTCCTCATGGCCAAGAACAAGGTGGACGGGGTCTACTCCGACGACCCAAGGAAGAACCCCGAGGCCGTCCGCTTTGACGAGCTCGGCTACCTGGACGTCCTGAACCGCGGCCTTCAGGTCATGGACACCACCGCCATCACCCTCTGCATGGAGGCGGGCCTTCCCATCGTGGTCTTTGACATCTTCAAACCCGGGGCTCTGGTGGGTATTATCCAGGGGGAAAAGGTCGGCACCCTGATCCACTGA
- the frr gene encoding ribosome recycling factor: MNLKDLYAETRSHMQKSLEALEHNLSGLRTGRANPALLLHLKVEYYGTPVPLSQIATVTAPDARTLVVQSWDQNALKAIEKAIRDSDLGLNPSNKGDALYINIPPLTEERRKELVKAARHYAEEGRIAIRNIRREALEKLKKLAKELHLSEDDTKRAEAEIQKITDEFIAKVDELLEKKEAEILH; the protein is encoded by the coding sequence ATGAACCTGAAAGACCTCTACGCCGAAACCCGAAGCCACATGCAGAAGAGCCTCGAGGCCCTGGAGCACAACCTCTCCGGCCTGCGCACCGGCCGGGCCAACCCCGCGCTTCTCCTCCACCTCAAGGTGGAGTACTACGGCACCCCCGTCCCCCTCTCCCAGATCGCCACCGTCACCGCCCCCGACGCCAGGACCCTGGTGGTCCAGTCCTGGGACCAGAACGCCCTCAAGGCCATTGAGAAGGCCATCCGCGACTCCGACCTGGGCCTGAACCCCAGCAACAAGGGGGACGCCCTCTACATCAACATCCCGCCCCTCACCGAGGAAAGGCGCAAGGAACTGGTGAAGGCCGCCCGCCACTACGCCGAGGAGGGGCGCATCGCCATCCGCAACATCCGCCGAGAGGCCTTGGAGAAGCTGAAGAAGCTTGCCAAGGAGCTCCACCTCTCCGAGGACGACACCAAGCGGGCCGAGGCCGAGATCCAGAAGATCACCGACGAGTTCATCGCCAAGGTGGACGAGCTTTTGGAGAAGAAGGAAGCGGAGATCCTCCACTAG
- a CDS encoding phosphatidate cytidylyltransferase: MKDDLPMRVLSSLVGAGLLLLVLWAGIPLILPTLFFVLWLGGLELKEMLARRGIGLNQPLLFLGGGLLFLFSLPQLYWHFPQVPWREVALGLFLMGSFSYELLRGADLTRFAFTLLAFLYLPWSLGYVLLLRETPDPGLGLWTLSLPLVASFATDTGAYFAGRFFGRHKLAPEISPGKTLEGSMGGILFSFLALLAYTALVREVFPFGLLELWLFSLLLSLAAQLGDLAESMLKRFAGVKDSGRFLPGHGGLLDRIDSLLFTFPLTYFLVVLFT; this comes from the coding sequence GTGAAGGACGACCTCCCCATGCGGGTCCTCTCCTCTTTGGTGGGGGCGGGGCTCCTCCTTCTGGTCCTCTGGGCGGGGATTCCCCTGATCCTGCCCACCCTCTTCTTCGTCCTCTGGCTTGGGGGCCTGGAGCTCAAGGAGATGCTGGCCCGAAGGGGGATCGGCCTGAACCAGCCCCTCCTCTTTCTGGGGGGCGGGCTCCTTTTCCTCTTCTCCCTGCCCCAGCTCTACTGGCACTTCCCCCAGGTCCCCTGGCGGGAGGTGGCCCTGGGGCTTTTCCTCATGGGAAGCTTCAGCTACGAGCTCCTCCGGGGGGCGGACCTCACCCGCTTCGCCTTTACCCTCCTCGCCTTCCTCTACCTGCCCTGGAGCCTGGGGTACGTCCTCCTCCTGAGGGAGACCCCGGACCCGGGCCTTGGGCTTTGGACCCTCTCCCTGCCCCTGGTGGCCAGCTTCGCCACCGACACCGGGGCCTACTTCGCCGGGCGCTTCTTTGGGCGGCACAAGCTGGCCCCGGAGATCAGCCCCGGCAAGACCCTGGAAGGCTCCATGGGAGGCATCCTCTTCAGCTTTCTGGCCCTTCTCGCCTACACCGCCTTGGTGCGGGAAGTCTTCCCCTTTGGCCTTCTGGAGCTTTGGCTTTTCAGCCTCCTCCTCTCCCTGGCGGCCCAGCTCGGGGACCTGGCGGAGTCCATGCTGAAGCGCTTCGCCGGGGTCAAGGACTCCGGGCGCTTCCTGCCCGGGCACGGGGGGCTTTTGGACCGGATAGATAGCCTCCTCTTCACCTTCCCCCTGACCTACTTTCTGGTGGTGCTCTTCACATGA
- the dxr gene encoding 1-deoxy-D-xylulose-5-phosphate reductoisomerase yields MKRLVILGSTGSIGRQALEVALWRGYRVVGLAAGKNLEVLAEQIARFRPLLVAAEEGLHRELKARFPWLKLASAEEVAAMEAEVAVAAIPGLAGLPPTRVAVRTGKRVALANKEAMVAAGPLLWQEVEKGGAEILPVDSEHSALFQALLGESKEEVAELILTASGGPFLRGPEDLSQVTPEMALNHPRWRMGPKVTVDSATLFNKGLEVLEAKELFRLPLEKIRVLVHPQAYVHGLVRFVDGSLKAQLGPTDMRLPIQYALTYPHRAETPLKDLPIPGVLEFLEPDLKRFPALAVAYEAGKRGGVAQVAVSAADEVAVEAFLAGRIPFTRIPEVLAKVLENTPSVPLTWENLFAVDAWAREEAKRWA; encoded by the coding sequence ATGAAGCGCTTGGTGATCCTGGGTTCCACGGGCTCCATCGGCCGGCAGGCCCTGGAGGTGGCCCTCTGGCGGGGCTACCGGGTGGTGGGCCTGGCGGCGGGGAAGAACCTGGAGGTCCTCGCGGAGCAGATCGCCCGCTTCCGGCCCCTTCTGGTGGCGGCCGAGGAGGGGCTACACCGGGAGCTTAAGGCGCGCTTTCCCTGGCTGAAGCTGGCCTCCGCCGAAGAGGTGGCGGCCATGGAGGCCGAGGTGGCCGTGGCCGCCATCCCGGGCCTCGCCGGGCTACCCCCCACCCGGGTGGCGGTGCGGACGGGCAAGCGGGTGGCCCTGGCCAACAAGGAGGCCATGGTGGCGGCGGGGCCCCTCCTGTGGCAGGAGGTGGAAAAGGGCGGGGCCGAGATCCTCCCCGTGGACTCGGAGCACTCGGCCCTCTTCCAGGCCCTCCTGGGGGAAAGCAAGGAGGAGGTGGCCGAGCTCATCCTCACCGCAAGCGGGGGGCCCTTCCTAAGAGGCCCGGAGGACCTCTCCCAGGTAACCCCCGAGATGGCCCTGAACCACCCCCGCTGGCGCATGGGGCCCAAGGTCACCGTGGACTCGGCCACCCTCTTCAACAAGGGGCTGGAGGTCCTCGAGGCCAAGGAGCTCTTCCGCCTTCCCCTGGAGAAGATCCGGGTCCTGGTCCACCCCCAGGCCTACGTGCACGGCCTGGTGCGCTTTGTGGACGGAAGCTTAAAGGCCCAGCTGGGCCCCACGGACATGCGCCTTCCCATCCAGTACGCCCTCACCTACCCCCACCGGGCGGAAACCCCCTTAAAGGACCTCCCCATCCCCGGGGTCCTGGAGTTTCTGGAGCCCGACCTAAAGCGCTTCCCCGCCCTGGCCGTGGCCTACGAGGCGGGGAAGCGGGGCGGCGTGGCCCAGGTGGCCGTCTCCGCCGCCGACGAGGTGGCCGTGGAGGCCTTTTTGGCGGGCAGGATCCCCTTCACCCGCATCCCGGAAGTGTTGGCCAAGGTCCTGGAAAACACCCCTTCCGTCCCCCTAACATGGGAGAACCTCTTCGCCGTGGACGCCTGGGCCCGGGAAGAGGCCAAGA